Genomic DNA from Streptomyces sp. AM 2-1-1:
TGGAGCACGGCCGCATCGTGGAGGACGGCTCCCCGGCCGAACTCATCGGCGGGGAGGGCAGGTTCGCAGGGCTGCACCGGGCGTGGCGGGAGAGTCTGGCCTGAGCGGGGCGGGCCCGTGGCCTTCGCCCGCCCCGGCGCCCACGCCCGTACGACGCGGCCCCCGTGCTGGCGTAGAGTCCTTTTGTGCTAGGTGAATACGCGATCACGGGTGGCCGCGCGGCCGACATCGCGGCCAGCGTCGAACGGGGCGTCTCGTCCGGTGAACTGCTTCCGGGCGTCGCGCTGCCGCCCATGCGGGAGCTGGCGGCCGAGCTGGGAGTGAACCCCAACACGGTGGCCGCCGCGTACCGGATCCTGCGCGAGCGCGGCCTGATCGAGACCGACGGCCGCCGCGGCAGCCACGTGCGGGCCAAGCCCGCCACCCTCGCCCGCGAGGCCATCCGTACCGAACTGCCGCCCGGCGTACGGGACATCGCCACCGGGAACCCGGATCCGGCGCTGCTGCCGTCGCTGACCGAGGCCCTCGCCGCCGCCGCCCGCCGGTACGCGGGCCGCCAGGGCCGGTACGGCGACGAACCGGTGGTCCCGGAGCTGGAGGACGCCGCCCGGGCCGCCTTCGGGGCGGACGGCCTGCCCGACGGCCCCGTCGCGCTGGCGTCGGGCGCGCTCGACGCCATCGAACGTCTCCTCTCCGCGCACCTGCGGCCCGGCGACGCCGTGGCCGTCGAGGACCCGGGGTGGGCGGGCCTGCTCGACCTGATCCCCGCGATGCGTCTGAAGGTGCTGCCCGTCGCGCTCGACGACGACGGGCCGCTCCCCGAGAGCGTGGCCGCGGCCCTCGGCAGGGGGGCCCGCGCGCTGATCGTGACCGACCGGGCCCAGAACCCCACCGGCGCCGTCCTGACGGCGGAGCGTGCCACCGCCCTGCGGGAGCTGCTCGCCCACCATCCGGACGTCCTGGTGATCGACGACGACCACGGGCACGCCATCGTGCACCAGCCGCTGCACACCCTCGCGGGGGCCACCCGCAGCTGGGCGTCGGTCCGGTCCGTGGCGAAGGCGTACGGCCCCGATCTGCGTCTGGCGCTCTTCACCGCCGACCGGGTGACCGCGGACCGGGTGCAGGGGCGGTTCCAGCTCGGACCGGGGTGGGTGAGCAAGCTCCTGCAGTACGCGGTGGTGGACCTGTGGGAGCGCGGCACGCACGACACCGCCGCCGTCGCGCGTTCGTACGGCACGCGCCGGGACGCCCTGATCGCCGCCCTGGGCGAGCGCGGGGTCGCGGCGCGGGGGCGCAGCGGCCTCAACGTGTGGGTGCCGGTGGCCGACGAGACCGGCGCGGTGGCGCGGCTCCAGGCGGCGGGATGGGCGGTCGCGCCCGGTGCCCGGTTCCGGGTGGCCTCGTCGCCCGCGGTGCGCCTGACCGTCTCGCAGGTGGACGTCTCCGAGATGGAGCGGCTCGCCGACGCGGTCGCGGACGCGGTCCGGCCGGGCCCGGGGACCCGGTACGCCTGACCGGCTCCCCGTGCGTACGGCCCGGGGCGCGGTTTCCCGGAACGCGGTCCGACGGACCGCGTTCCGGGAAACCGCGCGGGGCGAAGAAGGGCCGTCCCTCAGACCGGGGCGGCGGCGTTCGTCTCCCGGCCCGCTTTCACGCCGGCCCGGTGGCGGGTGGCGAACGAGGCGACGTAGAGGATCGCGGCGAAGCCCGCGCTCAGCGCGACGAGCCACAGCCAGAACTGCCGTTCCGGGGCGCCCTCGTCCGTGGACAGCAGGGCGGCCAGCCCGTTGGCACAGGCTCCGCCGACGGCCATGGCGGTGCCGATGAAGCCGAACGCCATTCCGCGCCGGTGCGCGGGGACGGTGTTGGCCATCTCGCTGTCGATCCGGGGATCGATCAGCACCTCCGCGGCGGAGAAGAGCAGGACCGACGCCACGAGGCCTCCCACCGATCCCGTCGAGGCGGCGGCGAAGCTGGTCGTCATGAACAGCAGGGCACCGCAGATGACCAGCGCCGAGCTGCTGATCCTGCTGGTGTACTGGTTCAGCGGCACCTGGAGCAGCACCACCGCGATCGCGTTGACGGTGAAGAGGACACCGACCAGCGACGAGCTCTGCACACTTCCGGTGAAGACCGGCAGCGCGTACTCGAGCTGGATGTAGCAGAACCCGAAGGCGAAGGCGCAGGCGAGCACCCAGGCGAGTTTCCGGCGGTCCGTCGAAGCCGCCGCGCCCCCCGCCCCGGCCGGGGTGTCCGCGTTCTCTCCGGCCGGTTCCTCGGCGCCCGCCAGGGAGCGCAGGCGCAGCAGCAGGAGGGCGAGCGCCACGTAGATGGCGCTGGTGACGACGAAGCCCACCCGGGGGTCGGCGAAGAGCAGCAGGAGGCTGCCGACCAGGGGGCCGACGGCGCACCCCACGTTGTTGGCGGTGCTCCGCAGGGCGAAGACCGTCCTGAGCTGCTCCCCCGTGCCCAGCAGGCGCACCAGCGCCGCCTTGGACGCCGGCACGTAGATCGCCCCGCCGAGTCCCAGGAGCGCGCACGCGGCGACCACCTGGACGGATCCGGAGGCGGCCAGCAGCAGGAGGTACGACACCGCCCTGACCAGGAGCCCGCCGCACATGGCGGCGACGGGGCCCGTGCGGTCGGCGATCCAGCCGCCCAGCATGGACAGGCCCTGCTGCGACCAGAACTTGACCGTGATGGCCATCGCGACCACGACGGGGCTGAGGTGCTGTTCGCGCGTGAGGTAGACGGCGAGGAACGGGATCACGATGTTGCTGCCGAACGCGACGGCGAAGTTGCCGATCAGCAGCATGAGGCAGCCGGGCGTCCGCCGGGCCAGGCGCAACGTCTCGATCACGGCGCGAGGTCCGGCTCGCCGGTGGGCCGGATGACGGTGGAGCGCTCGAACCACGCCTGGGCGTCGAGGAGGGCGGCCTCGACCTCCTTGCGCGAGTCGCCGGTGGCGAGCACGGCACCGATCTTCTCCACGCTCAGCTTCGCGAGGGCGAGTTCGGTGCCCGGCTCGGCGTACCTGCGGTACTGGGTGATGCCGGGGACCGGGCACTCCTCGGGGATCTCCACGAGGGTGCCGGGACGCGGCGGGAACAGCGAGAGGCCGGCTATGCGCAGGGGCGCCGCCGGGACGTCGAGCGGCTGGTGCCCACTGAGGAAGCGGACCATGACCTCGGGCAGGAAGACGCCGAAGCCGAGCTTGAGCACGTCCTCTATCATCCCGCCGCCCATCCGGCTGGCGACCTCGTTGAACACCATGCGCCCGTCCCCGGTCAGGAAGATCTCGGCGTGGAAGATGGAGGTGTCCGGAGTCGGCAGCGCGGCCAGCGCACGGCGCGTGAGCTCCTGGGCGGGGGCGAGCAGCTCGTCCTCCGGGTCCATGAGGCAACTGTGCAGCGCGTGCCCCTCCTTGATGTCCAGGCAGGTGCTGTCACCCTGGGTCGAGGCCCAGAGGAGTCTGATCTCGCCACCGAGGACTATGCCGTCGACGTGCAGGAGTTCGTGCTCGATGTACTGCTCGGCGATGAGCTGGGCGCCGTCGTCGGTGCCGAGGTCGCGGTGGGAGGCGAGCAGCGGGTCGATGTCCTGCTCGCCGCGCAGGACGTGCACGTCCATGGAGCCGCCGCCCCGCCGGGGCTTGACGACGATCGGGTACCCGTTGCTCTCGACGAAGCCGACCAGATCGGCGAGGTTCGACACGGGCGCGTACCGCGCGAGCGGGACGCCGGCCCCGGAGAGGATGCGCTTCATCTCGAGCTTGTCGCGGAAGGCGGTCGCGCAGGCGACGTCCTGCCCCGGTGCGCCGAACAGCTCCCGCAGGCGCGCGGCGCGCAGGATGTCGAACTCCGAGAGCGCGAGCACGCGGTCGAAGGCCGACCGCCGGTGCATCGCGAGGGCCAGGCTCTCCACCAGCGGGTTGAAGTGGAAGTCGTCGATGAACTCCACGTGGACGTACCCGGCGAGCTGAGCGGTGCGTTCCCGCGGGTCGGTCGAGACGGCCGCGGTGTCGGTCAGCAGGACGGCCTCGTCCTCGGTGCCGATCCAGTCGGGGAAGCGGAGTCCGGTGGTGAGCGGAGTCCGGTTGAGTACCAGGTACCTCATCGGGCCTCCTCCGTCGCCTCGCGGAACGGCGAACCGGTGACGCGTTCGCCCCGGGTCGGGTCCGGTCGGCCGGCATTCCTCGTGTGCGGGATCGGAGTTCTCACAGGTTCGCTTCTCTCGAATGGGATCGGGCTCGTCGGGGGTGTCCCGTCCGGTCCTTCACGCGGTCGCGTTCCCGACCGGTGGGAGGGATGAGCGCGCGTCAGGGGTACGCCGTGTGCCGGCGTCCCCGCGTCCCCACCGGGCCGGAGCCGGCCCGGTGGGACGGCGGACCGCCCCGGCCCGCGGGGCGGCGCCACGGTCGACGGCGTTGTCGGTGACAGCTCGCCATTTAACCCGATCGGCCGCCGGCGCGCGCCGAGGCCCCGTCACAGCAACGTGCGGATGTGGCCGACCCGTCGGCCACCGCCCTGGATCTCCGGGCGGATCAGCTTCGCCACGGCCTCCTGGGCCGAGGGCGGCACCGTCAGGTGGCCGAGCGTGGTGAACGCGGCCAGCGCGACCGGCATGGACGCGCGGTTGGCGCCGTCGTCGACCTTCACCGCGACGGCTCCGGCTCCCGGCGCGGCCAGCAGGTGCAGTCCCTCCGCCCCGAACTTGGCCAGCAGGCCGGGGACGGCCTCCATCGCCAGCACGTCCGTGCGGCCGGTGCCCTCGACGAGGCGGGGGTGGGCCCGCATGGCGTCGGCCACCGCACGCTCGTCGGTTCCCTCGGGTGCTTCCACGAGGCGCGTCATCGCGCGTGCCAGGCCGGTCAGGCCGACCGCGAAGATCGGCACCCCGCATCCGTCGACACCGGTCGCCACGATGGTCTCGCCGGTCAACTCCTCGATCACCGAGGCGGCGTGCCGCTGCAGCGGGTGGCCGGGTTCCAGGTAGGTCCCGGTGTCCCAGCCGTTGACGGCGCACGTCGCGACCATCGCCGCGTGCTTGCCCGAGCAGGTCATGTAGACCCGTCGGGCCTCGCCGCCGGCCGCGACGATCGCACGGGAGGCGGCCGGGTCCATGGGGAGGTCCGGCGGGCACCGCAGCGCGTCGCCGTCGAGCCCGGCGTCCGCGAGGATCTTCTCCACCCGCTCCACGTGCATCGGCTCGCCGCAGTGGCTGGCCGAAGCGACGGCCAACTCGGCTTCGTCGCAGGGCTTCCAGCCGGCACGCAGCATCGCGACGGCGAGCACCGGCTTGATGGCCGAGCGGGGGAAGACGGGGGAGACCGCGTCGCCGACACCGGCGATCAGAGTGCCCGACGAGTCGGTCACCGCGACGGAGCCCCGGTGGAAGCTCTCGGTGAAACCGGAGCGGACCGTCTCCGCGATCGGGACTCCGCCGCGGTACACGGCGTCGGTGGGTGCGGAACTCATGACGAGCACTCCTCGGGGTGATGGGTGGTGGGCCGGAACGCGGGTGAGCGCGGGGTCCGGCCGGGGCTTTCGGCCGGTGCCGCGGGCGCCGGGCGGCGGTACCCCTGACGCGGCCCGGTGACGGCCCCCAGGTGGAGGCCGTTCTCCCGGCGCTCCAGGGGGAGGTCGAGCGAGGTGACGCAGGTGCCGGCGTGTGCGCAGCGCCCGCCGGACCGGTTGACGTGCACGCCTTGCAGGCCCGCGTTGCCGGCGCCCACGATGTCGGCTTCGTACTCGTCACCGATGTGCACGACGGCGTCCGCCCCGCCCAGCGCCGCGAGTCCGTCGGCGAACGCCTCCTTCGCGGGCTTGCGGTGCACGCCGTCTCCGCAGTACGTGACGTGGGTGAGGTGGGTCTCCAGACCGAGTCGCCGGACGATGTCCTCGCGCAGCACGGCGAACGAGTTGGAGACGGCGACGCAGGTGATGCCGTGCGCCCGCACGGAGGCGAGGAACCGGACGGCGTCGGGGAAGAGGCGCACGTGGGTGAGGACGGCGTCGCGGCGTCGGTCGACGAGGTCGCGCAGTTCGGACGCGGAAGGGCTCCGGCCGTGGCACGCGGCGTGGAACCGGCCGATCCGCTCGTCGTCGTACTCCGCCGCGGGCAGGGCGCCCCGGTTCATCTCGCGGTCCGCCCGGGCGGAGGCCTCGTACCACCGCGGCAGGTCCGAAGGGCGCCCGCCGATCGCTTCGAGCGCCCGCACCGAGCTCACGGAGTAGTCGATGAGGGTCTCGTCCAGATCGAAGGAGATCGCGTCACACCGCATGCGTCATCACACCCACCACACCCACCACAGCTGACAGATTTCTCACCCACGGGGCGGCGGCGCACCGGCGCCCCCGGGGTGCGGCCGCGCCCACCGCTGCCGCATCCCGGACGCCGTGCACACCGCCGCCGACGCCGGCGCTCCCCCGTCGGCCCGGGAGAGCGCCGGCGCGGATCAGCGGACCTGGAAGCGGAGCACCTCGTTGACCTGACGCTGCTTCTCCAGGATGTCGTCGCGGGACGCGCCGGTGAAGATCACGTGGCCGTGGGCCTGCCAGACCCGCGGCGGGACGTCGATCGCGTCACCGATCTGGCTGTAGATCATGACCTCGGAGACCGTCTCGTCGGCCTCCAGGGTGTCGATGCCCTCGACGGCCGCGAGCTCGCCGGGCTGCTCGCCGAAGTGCAGCGAGAAGCCGACGTGGCGGGCGTTCTCGCTGTTCACGAAGACGTCGACGGTCTGGCCGAGCGACACCTTGGTGAGGACCTCGACCATGTCGATGCCGGTCGAGAGCAGCACGCTCTGGTAGACCGGGCCGCCGCCGAGGCGCGCGCCGGTCTCCAGGATGTAGGGCTCACCGGCCGGGGAGACGCGGTACTCGGTGTGGGTCGCGCCCTGGGTGATGCCGAGGCCCTGGTGCGCCAGCGCCGTGTACTTCTTGACCTTCTCCAGCGTCTCGCCCGTCAGCACGGTCGGGGTCGCGTAGAAGGTCTCCTCGAAGAAGGGACCGTCCATCGGGGTCGGCTTGTCGTGCACGGCGACGACGACCGTCTCGCCGTTCTGCACGTAGCTCTCGACGCTGATCTCGTTGCCGACGAGGAACTCCTCCAGGAGGATCCCTTCCGAGTAACGGGACTTGAGGAAGAACAGCGGGTCGTAGTCGAAGCCCGCCCACGCGCCCTTCCGGATCTCCTCGAAGTGCTCGGCGAGCTCCTCGGGGGTGTCGACCCTGCGGACGAACATGCTGCCGCCGCCGATGATCGGCTTCATGACGAGCGGGTACTCGATCGTCTCGGCGGCCTTCTGCGCCTCCTCGACCGAGGTGGCGAGCGCGAACCGCGGCTGCGAGACGCCGACCGAGCTGAACGCCTCGCGCATGCTCAGCTTGTCGCGGCTCTTGGTGGCGGTCTCGGAGGAGATGTACGGGAGGCCGAGCGCCTCGGCGACCGCGGCGGCGGCGGGCACGCTGTGCTCGACGAACGCGATGACGCCGGAGATGGGCTCGGACTCCTCCTTCGCGATCTCCAGGCACCGGGCGACGGTGGCTTCGAGGTTGCCGGTGGGCGCGGAGTAGACCGCGTCGACGTACTCCAGCTCCCAACTGGGCTCCTCCACCACGACGATCGCCCGGTGGCCCAGCGCGTGGGCGGTCTCCGCGGCCTTGGCGAGGTGCTTGCGACGGCTCGCGTTACGGGTGTGCAGGATCATCAGGGTCATGTTCAGTGTGCCTTTCGAATTGCCATTGCCATGTCCGGCGAGACTTCGTCGACCGACGTGTCGAGCACGAGGACGGCCGGGCCCTGCCGGGAGAAGAAGGACGCGATCTCTGCCCCGTCGCGTTCCGGGTCGTCGCACGTCATCACCGGCAGACCAATCGCCGCACAGATGACCGACCAGTCGATCCGGTGGAAGTCGCGGCTGACGGCCTCGGCCCGGTGGTGGTGGATCGCGTGCTGGTCGATCAGATTGAGCCGTCCGTTGTCGAGGACGGTGATCTTCACGGGGAGACCGAGGCGCGCGATGGTCTCCAGCTCGCCGATGGACATGGTGAGTCCGCCGTCGCCGACCAGGGTCCACACCGTGGCGTCGGGCCGGGCGAGGGCCGCGCCGACGGACGCGGGGACCGCGTAGCCGAGGCTGCCGGTGCCCCGCGGGGTGATGAGGCGCTGCGGCGGCGCGAGGCGCAGCAGCGCGCCGAACCAGCCACTGGCGACGCTGGCCTCGCCTACGCAGACGTCCCGCTCCGACAGCTGCGCGTTGACCGTCGCCACCAGCGAGGCGGTGCCGGTCTTCGACCAGTCGCCGGCGGTGGTGGTCGACGGGCGGGGGCCGGTGTACGACCACTCCCCCAGCTCGTCCGAGAGTGCCCCCAGGCCGTCGGCGATCTCCTCGCGCAGCAGGCTGCCGCGCGCCGGGTCGGTGTCCTCGATGTCCGGGTCGTGGTCGATCCGGACGAGGAACTGACCGGGAGAGGGCCAGGCGTACTGGTGGGTCGACTTGTCGCCCATCTTGGAGCCCGCGTAGAGCACGACCTCGCAGCCGCTGATGTACTCGTTCGCCGGGGTGTCGCCCTTGGAGCCGACCACACGGGGGAGGTCGGTGCCGACCTCGGAGAGGACGCCCTTGCCGTTGAGGGTGGTGAACACCGGGATGCCGAAGCGGCCGGTGAACTTCTCCAGGGCGTCGGCGGCGCCTGCCGCGTGGCAGCCGCCACCGGCGATCAGCGCGACGCCGGCGCCCCGCCTGACCGCCTCGGCGGCCCGCGCGACCGCGCCGTCGGCCGTGGCCGCCGGGCTGGTCCCCGTCACGGCCGCCGCGGTGGACACCGCGTTCAGCAGCGCCGGGTCCGCCTCGGCCTCCAGGACGTCGGGGGCGATCTCCACGACGACCGGACCGCGCCGGGGCCCTTCCGCGAGGGCGAGGGCCGCGTCGACGACGCCCAGGGCGCCCCGCTGCTCGCGGACCACGTGGACGTGCTTGGCGACGCTGTCGAAGAGCCGGGTGTGCTCGATCTGCCCCGTCGCCCACGGCCGGGGGGTGCTCTTGCTCGGCCCCGAGGTGATCAGCACCAGCGGCGTACCGCTGTTGTACGCCTCCAGGAGGGCCGGGGTGACGTAGGGGGACCCGATGCCGCCCGGGGCGTCGCAGACCGCGACGCCGCCGCTGATCCGGGCGTACGCCTCGGCCGCGTACGCCGCTCCGCGGGGGCACCTGCCGACGACGTGGGTGATCTCCTCGCTCCGCTGGAGGGCGGCGTACAGCGACAGCGAGGTCTCGCCGGGGTATCCGAACACGTGGGAGACGCCGCGGTCGGCCAGTCTGCGGGCGATCTCGTCCGCGACCGTCGTCACGAGGCGACGCTCAGGATGTTGGTCGGCGTGGGCAGCATGGGCCGCTCCGTGCCGGTGAGATTGATCAGCAGGTCGCTGTCCTCGCCGAGGGTGCCCTCCTGGGCCATCCGCATCGCGCCGGCGAGGCAGGCGGCGGCCGCGTAGCAGGCGTCGAAGCCGAGCGACTTCAGCAGCCCCTTGGCCAGGTGCATGTCGTGCGTGTGCGCGGCCACGATGGCGCCGCCCGTGTTCTGCGCCATCGCGCGCAGGTACGGGTAGGTGTTGGTCGGGTCGCCCCGCTGGATGGCGTGGGCCAGCCCCTGCGGGTTGTCGACGATGTCCTCCTGAGCGATCCTGGCGCGGCCCGCGTTCCAGGCGCTGACCATGGGGGCGCAGGTGTCCTCCTGCACGCCGACGAAGGCCGGCACGCTCTCCAACAGGCCGACGCGGTTCATCTCGACCGCGCCCTTGTAGCCGCCGAGCAGGCCCATGCCGCTGCTGATGGCCTGGAAGACGTGCGTCGGGGCGGACGGCATCTGCTGGTAGGCCTCGATGTAGGACATCTTGAGGCCGTCGCGGCGGGCGTAGTTGAAGAAGCCGCCCTCCCAGAAGTAGCCGTTGTCCTCGGCGAACTTCTGCGCGATGTCGCCCGCGCCGACGAAGGAGCCGGCGACGGCGTGCGTGGCGATGTGGGGGTGGTCCGCGTAGTTCAGGCGGTACGCGAACTGCTCGCCCACGAAGATGTGCAGCTTGAAGCCGCGGACGAGGCTCATGGAGTTCGCGTAGGCCATCGAGCTGTTGCCCGTGGAGGCCATCACGAACTCGCTGACGCCCAGGCCCTTGAAGCGGCTCAGGGAGGCCGAGGCGATGCGGTCCTTGGTCGAGCGCGTGGGGTTGCGCGTCTCGTCCTTGACGTACAGGGAGCGGACACCGAGGAGACGGGCGAGCGCGGGCACGTTGGTGCAGGGGGTGTTGCCCTCCCCCAGCCAGGTGATGTGGTCCTCGTCGGCGATGGGCAGGACGTCCTTGTAGCGCCGCAGCGGGTTGGGGTTCGAGTCCATCGCCCCGAAGCTCACCCGGTCGAGCGGGTACAGGACGTCGATCGCGCCCCTGCAGGACGGACAGCGGTGGGTCCGGTCGTCCGTCTCCTTCTCGCACTCGAGACAGAGGAAGACGGGCCGGCCCGATGGTGTGTGGTTCGCGTAGAGCTTCTGGTAGTCGAACATCAAATCCCCCCGGATCGCTTGGATTCTCGCGGGCAGGTGATGACGGCCGTCCCGGCCTTCAGCCCGATCACGTGACCGTTTCGCAGGTCCGTGCTCTCGACGAGAATGTTGTAGTGGTTCGGCATGTGCGTTTCGTCGAAGCCGCTGATGGTGCCGAGCGTGCGCCCGTCGCTGACCAGGGTGTCGCCGACCGCGAGGACGCCCGAGGTCTCGAAGGTGGCGAAGCCGTAGTACTCGACGTGGTCGACGGGGTAACGGGGTTCGGGGCCCACGTTGATGAACTCGTGCACCTCACCCGCGCGTATGCACCGCGTCTGCCACGCCGAGGGCTCTATGGCGCGGTCGCGGCGGGTGTGGTCCATGACCGCGGCCCAACGCAGCCGGAACGGTTCTCTGCTGGTAAACATCATTCCCTGCTTCTCGGACGGTCCTGCGGGAGAGTTCCGTGAGCGAGCGCCGTCAGCGCTGATCGGCCGCACGGGGGGAGTCCCACGCCGAGGGGCCCTGGTGGAAGCGCGGACCGAAGCGGCTCGATCCCCGCAGCCGCCGGTACAGCGAGATCGGGACGAAGACCGCGACGAAGACCGCGGATGCTGCAAAACGCATGGGGACCATTCCTTGTCAGTCGAGCGGGATCTCGTCGCGCCAGTCGACGGATTCGGCGAACGGCGGCTGGTCGTCCTTGTTCAGCACGTGGCTGCCGAGGACGAGTACGTCCATCCCGGTGCGCATGAAGCACCGGTAGGCGTCCTCGGGGGTGTGCACGATCGGCTCGCCCCGCACGTTGAACGACGTGTTCACCAGGACCGGACAACCGGTCGCCGCCTTGAAGGCGCTGAGGAGCCGGGCGTACGGGGCGTTGTCGCGCTCGGTGACGGTCTGCACCCGGGCCGAGAGGTCCACGTGCGTGATGGCCGGCAGCTCCGAACGGGTCTCGTTGATGCTGCCCAGGCCGCGGCTCGGTCCGCCCGGCCGCAGCGAGGCCTCGGTCTTGATCCGGTCCGCGACCTCGGCGACGACCAGCATGTACGGGCTGTCGCCGACCAGGTCGAAGTAGTCCTTGGCGTCCTCGGCCAGTACGGCCGGCGCGAACGGCCGGAACGACTCCCGGAACTTGATCTTGAGGTTCATCCGCTTCTGCATGGCCTGGTCGCGCGGGTCGCCGATGATCGACCGGGCGCCCAGGGCCCGGGGCCCGAACTCCATGCGCCCCTGGAACCAGCCCACCACCGCGCCCTCGGCGAGCCGGCCGGCCACCTCGTCGTACAGCTCCTCCTGCGGGAACGTGGTGAAGGCGTAGCCGTTGTCCCGCAGGAACTTCTCGGTCTCCTCGTCGGAGAAGCCCGGTCCGAGCAGCGCGCCGGACATGCCGTCGCCGCCGGTGGCCAGGTGCGGTCGGCCGTGGGCCGGGACCGAGTGGTCGAGTGCGGCGCCCAGCGCGCACCCCGCGTCGCCCGCCGCCGGCTGGATCCACAGGTCGTCGACGATGCCGGAACGGCTGAGGACGCCGTTGGCGACGCAGTTCAGGGCGACACCGCCGGCCATCACGAGCGCTCGCTCGCCGGTCCGCTCGACCGCCGCCCGCGCCAGGCCCAGCACGATCTCCTCGGTGACCACCTGCACGGAGGCCGCCAAGTCGCAGTGGCGCTGCTCCAGTTCGCTCTCCGCGTCCCGGATCGGCGCGCCGAACAGCTCCTCGAAGGCGCGCCCCACCATGCGGCTGCCCTGGTGGAACTCGAAGTACTTCATGTTCAGCGTGAACGAGCCGTCCGGCCGGACGTTGACCAGCTCCCGGCGGATGATGTCGGCGAACCGCGGTTCGCCGTAGGGCGCCAGGCCCATCAGCTTGTACTCGCCGGAGTCGACCTTGAAGCCGCAGTAGTAGGTGAACGCCGAGTAGAGCATCCCCACCGAGTGCGGGTAGGAGACCGAGTCGACCAGCTCCAGCGAGTTGCCGCGACCGTGCCAGATGGTCGTGGTCTGCCACTCACCGACCCCGTCGATCGTGAGCACCGCCGCGTTCTCGTACGGCGAGGGGAAGAACGCCGAGGCGGCGTGCGAGCGGTGGTGCTGCGAGGCGATCGCCGGTACGGCCGTGCCGCGCCCCAGCGCCACGAGTTCGGCGTCCACCCGCTTCAGGACGTCGCGCTTCCAGCTGAGCCACTGGGGCAGGACCGCCGAGAACGGCCGCAGGCCGCGCGGGCCGGCGCTGGCGAACGAGGAGAGCACCCGCCCGTACTTCAGGCTCGGGTCCTCGTAGTAGACGACGGTGTCGAGCTCGGCCAGGGTGATCCCGGCGTGGTCCAGGCAGTACGCGATGGCGTCCGCCGGGAAGGCGGCATCGTGCCGGACCCTGCTGAAGCGCTCCTGTTGCGCGGCGGCCACCACGACGCCGTCGCGGACCAACGCGGCCGCGCTGTCGTGGTAATAAGCCGAAATTCCCAGCGTGTACATGGACATCAGGACACCCCCACCGGTGCGTGGTGGAA
This window encodes:
- a CDS encoding thiamine pyrophosphate-dependent enzyme: MTTVADEIARRLADRGVSHVFGYPGETSLSLYAALQRSEEITHVVGRCPRGAAYAAEAYARISGGVAVCDAPGGIGSPYVTPALLEAYNSGTPLVLITSGPSKSTPRPWATGQIEHTRLFDSVAKHVHVVREQRGALGVVDAALALAEGPRRGPVVVEIAPDVLEAEADPALLNAVSTAAAVTGTSPAATADGAVARAAEAVRRGAGVALIAGGGCHAAGAADALEKFTGRFGIPVFTTLNGKGVLSEVGTDLPRVVGSKGDTPANEYISGCEVVLYAGSKMGDKSTHQYAWPSPGQFLVRIDHDPDIEDTDPARGSLLREEIADGLGALSDELGEWSYTGPRPSTTTAGDWSKTGTASLVATVNAQLSERDVCVGEASVASGWFGALLRLAPPQRLITPRGTGSLGYAVPASVGAALARPDATVWTLVGDGGLTMSIGELETIARLGLPVKITVLDNGRLNLIDQHAIHHHRAEAVSRDFHRIDWSVICAAIGLPVMTCDDPERDGAEIASFFSRQGPAVLVLDTSVDEVSPDMAMAIRKAH
- a CDS encoding pyridoxal-phosphate dependent enzyme, whose translation is MFDYQKLYANHTPSGRPVFLCLECEKETDDRTHRCPSCRGAIDVLYPLDRVSFGAMDSNPNPLRRYKDVLPIADEDHITWLGEGNTPCTNVPALARLLGVRSLYVKDETRNPTRSTKDRIASASLSRFKGLGVSEFVMASTGNSSMAYANSMSLVRGFKLHIFVGEQFAYRLNYADHPHIATHAVAGSFVGAGDIAQKFAEDNGYFWEGGFFNYARRDGLKMSYIEAYQQMPSAPTHVFQAISSGMGLLGGYKGAVEMNRVGLLESVPAFVGVQEDTCAPMVSAWNAGRARIAQEDIVDNPQGLAHAIQRGDPTNTYPYLRAMAQNTGGAIVAAHTHDMHLAKGLLKSLGFDACYAAAACLAGAMRMAQEGTLGEDSDLLINLTGTERPMLPTPTNILSVAS
- a CDS encoding carbamoyltransferase, which gives rise to MSMYTLGISAYYHDSAAALVRDGVVVAAAQQERFSRVRHDAAFPADAIAYCLDHAGITLAELDTVVYYEDPSLKYGRVLSSFASAGPRGLRPFSAVLPQWLSWKRDVLKRVDAELVALGRGTAVPAIASQHHRSHAASAFFPSPYENAAVLTIDGVGEWQTTTIWHGRGNSLELVDSVSYPHSVGMLYSAFTYYCGFKVDSGEYKLMGLAPYGEPRFADIIRRELVNVRPDGSFTLNMKYFEFHQGSRMVGRAFEELFGAPIRDAESELEQRHCDLAASVQVVTEEIVLGLARAAVERTGERALVMAGGVALNCVANGVLSRSGIVDDLWIQPAAGDAGCALGAALDHSVPAHGRPHLATGGDGMSGALLGPGFSDEETEKFLRDNGYAFTTFPQEELYDEVAGRLAEGAVVGWFQGRMEFGPRALGARSIIGDPRDQAMQKRMNLKIKFRESFRPFAPAVLAEDAKDYFDLVGDSPYMLVVAEVADRIKTEASLRPGGPSRGLGSINETRSELPAITHVDLSARVQTVTERDNAPYARLLSAFKAATGCPVLVNTSFNVRGEPIVHTPEDAYRCFMRTGMDVLVLGSHVLNKDDQPPFAESVDWRDEIPLD